The following proteins are encoded in a genomic region of Vibrio spartinae:
- the potA gene encoding spermidine/putrescine ABC transporter ATP-binding protein PotA yields the protein METLNAAQSHESPVVFLRGMSKSYDGKKIIDDFSLQVNHGEFLTILGPSGCGKTTILRMIAGFESADQGNIFLDGQDVTAISAEHRNVNTVFQSYALFPHMTVFDNVAFGLRMRKVPAADIHTRVSEVLKMVRLDDYAGRKPHQLSGGQQQRVAIARAMVNKPKVLLLDESLSALDYKLRQQMQVELKQLQRQLGITFIFVTHDQEEALSMSDRIIVMRDGNIEQDGTPKAIYEDPKNLFVARFIGEINVFEAVTIERVDERRILVSIEGTNAIIDFDKAVIAGQRLQVLLRPEDIRLKEVKESDSEGITGHVIDRTYKGMTLDSVIELSSGLRIMVSEFFNEDDPDVDHSLGQKVVLTWVESWEVVLDENASN from the coding sequence ATGGAAACATTGAACGCAGCACAATCACATGAATCTCCCGTGGTTTTTCTGAGAGGAATGAGTAAAAGTTACGACGGAAAAAAAATTATTGATGATTTTTCATTACAAGTGAATCACGGTGAGTTTTTAACCATTCTCGGGCCATCCGGATGTGGTAAAACCACCATCCTGAGAATGATTGCGGGATTTGAATCAGCCGATCAGGGCAATATTTTCCTCGACGGACAAGATGTCACGGCCATTTCGGCAGAACATCGTAACGTCAATACTGTTTTCCAAAGTTATGCCCTCTTCCCACATATGACAGTTTTTGACAATGTTGCCTTTGGGTTGAGAATGCGCAAAGTGCCGGCAGCGGATATTCACACCAGAGTATCAGAGGTGCTGAAAATGGTGCGATTAGACGATTATGCCGGACGCAAACCTCATCAGTTGTCCGGAGGGCAGCAACAACGGGTTGCCATAGCCCGGGCCATGGTCAATAAACCGAAAGTGCTCTTGCTGGATGAATCATTATCCGCACTCGACTATAAACTGCGTCAACAAATGCAGGTCGAACTGAAACAACTTCAGCGTCAATTGGGGATTACTTTCATTTTTGTCACCCATGATCAAGAAGAAGCGCTATCGATGTCAGATCGAATTATTGTCATGAGAGACGGTAACATTGAACAAGACGGCACGCCGAAAGCCATTTATGAAGATCCGAAAAACCTGTTTGTCGCCCGCTTTATCGGTGAAATCAATGTTTTTGAAGCTGTGACGATCGAAAGAGTTGATGAAAGGCGAATTCTCGTTTCAATCGAAGGGACGAATGCGATCATTGACTTCGACAAAGCAGTGATTGCCGGTCAGCGGCTTCAGGTTTTATTGCGCCCTGAAGATATTCGTCTGAAAGAAGTGAAAGAAAGCGATAGCGAAGGGATTACCGGACATGTGATCGATCGAACCTACAAAGGGATGACATTAGATTCAGTCATTGAATTATCGTCCGGCCTACGCATCATGGTCAGTGAGTTTTTCAATGAAGATGACCCTGATGTCGATCACTCTCTCGGGCAAAAAGTTGTGCTCACTTGGGTTGAAAGTTGGGAGGTTGTTCTGGATGAAAATGCCTCGAATTAG
- the uspE gene encoding universal stress protein UspE has protein sequence MSIYNNILVIADVNHDEQSALARAMLLAQKSKEISRITLFLSIYDFSYDMTSMLSADEREAMRRGVIHQRESWLKNVAKPYLDDSVDFSVKVVWYHRPYEAIIAEVFSGQYDILIKATRKHDFLESVIFTPTDWHLMRKCPVPVLLVKNAEWQKQSNVMASVHVGSENEVHHSLNVKLTEQLLSIADNLDATPYLVSSYPITPSNITLELPEFDITAYRDAVRSHCLTSMKDLRQSFGIDDEQAIVEEGLPEDIIPKQAKQLNVAMVIIGTTGRTGLSSIFIGNTAEHVIDKIDCDVLAIKPEGYISPLDPNQSE, from the coding sequence ATGAGTATTTACAATAATATTCTTGTGATTGCAGATGTTAACCATGATGAACAATCGGCACTTGCGCGAGCAATGCTGCTGGCCCAAAAAAGTAAAGAAATCAGTCGCATCACGTTGTTCCTCTCTATCTATGATTTTTCTTATGATATGACATCCATGCTCTCTGCTGACGAACGAGAAGCGATGCGTCGTGGCGTCATTCATCAGCGGGAGAGTTGGCTCAAGAATGTCGCGAAACCTTACCTCGACGACTCGGTCGATTTTTCGGTCAAAGTCGTTTGGTACCATCGCCCCTATGAGGCAATTATTGCTGAAGTGTTTTCCGGGCAATACGATATTTTAATCAAAGCAACACGCAAACATGACTTTCTCGAATCAGTGATCTTTACACCAACCGACTGGCACCTGATGCGTAAATGCCCTGTCCCAGTGTTACTGGTCAAAAATGCTGAGTGGCAGAAACAATCCAATGTGATGGCTTCTGTACATGTCGGTTCTGAAAATGAGGTCCATCATTCATTAAATGTTAAACTCACCGAACAATTACTGAGTATTGCTGATAATCTCGATGCAACACCGTATTTGGTCAGTTCATATCCGATCACACCGAGTAATATCACACTTGAGCTACCTGAGTTTGATATCACAGCCTATCGGGATGCAGTCCGCTCCCACTGCCTGACATCAATGAAAGATCTGCGCCAATCTTTTGGGATTGACGATGAACAAGCCATTGTCGAAGAAGGTTTACCTGAAGATATTATTCCGAAACAAGCGAAGCAACTGAATGTAGCCATGGTGATTATTGGTACGACAGGCAGAACAGGATTATCTTCGATTTTTATCGGCAACACCGCTGAACATGTCATTGATAAAATTGACTGTGATGTCTTGGCAATTAAACCGGAAGGATATATTAGTCCGCTTGATCCGAATCAGAGTGAGTAG
- a CDS encoding extracellular solute-binding protein: MKNKFFAGILSTAALFSGYSMADDQTLYFYNWSEYIPNEILQEFTKETGIKVIYSTYESNETMYAKLKTQGSGYDLVVPSTYFVSKMRKEGMLQPIDKSLLPHFDGLDPNYLNKSFDPNNNYSIPYIWGATGIGINTDIIDKSTIHRWDDLWDPQWKGQLLLMDDAREVFHIALSKLGYSPNTTNPDEIKAAYEALKSLMPNVLVFNSDFPANPYIAGEVSLGMLWNGSAYMARQEGVPIDIVWPEKGTIFWMDSLAIPSGAKHVQAAHQMIDFLLRPENAAKIALEIGYPTPVKAAYKQLPSEFANDPNIFPPQSVMDSGVWQDEVGDANHLYESYFQKLKVSN; this comes from the coding sequence ATGAAAAATAAATTCTTTGCAGGTATTTTGTCTACCGCTGCATTATTTTCCGGCTATAGTATGGCAGACGATCAGACACTCTATTTTTACAATTGGTCTGAATATATTCCAAATGAAATCCTTCAGGAATTTACCAAAGAAACAGGGATTAAAGTCATCTATTCAACTTACGAATCGAATGAAACGATGTACGCAAAGTTGAAGACTCAGGGATCGGGTTATGATTTAGTTGTACCATCCACTTACTTTGTTTCAAAAATGCGCAAAGAAGGCATGTTGCAACCCATTGACAAATCTCTGCTCCCTCATTTCGACGGACTGGATCCCAATTATTTGAATAAATCGTTTGATCCGAATAACAACTATTCAATCCCTTACATTTGGGGAGCAACCGGTATCGGCATCAACACCGATATTATCGATAAATCCACGATCCATCGCTGGGACGATTTATGGGACCCACAATGGAAAGGTCAGTTATTGCTGATGGATGACGCGCGTGAAGTTTTCCATATTGCATTGTCAAAACTGGGTTACTCACCCAATACCACTAATCCTGATGAGATTAAAGCAGCATACGAAGCATTAAAATCGCTCATGCCGAATGTACTGGTGTTCAACTCAGATTTTCCGGCAAATCCATATATTGCCGGTGAAGTTTCTCTGGGAATGCTGTGGAATGGCTCGGCTTATATGGCACGACAAGAAGGCGTACCCATTGATATCGTCTGGCCAGAAAAAGGCACGATTTTCTGGATGGATAGTCTGGCAATCCCTTCAGGTGCCAAACATGTTCAAGCTGCTCATCAAATGATTGATTTCCTGCTTCGTCCTGAAAATGCAGCAAAAATTGCGCTAGAAATTGGTTATCCGACGCCCGTAAAGGCGGCCTATAAGCAATTGCCAAGCGAGTTCGCTAATGATCCGAATATTTTCCCGCCTCAATCGGTTATGGACAGCGGTGTCTGGCAAGATGAAGTCGGTGACGCGAATCACTTGTACGAATCGTATTTCCAAAAGCTGAAAGTCAGTAACTAA
- the potB gene encoding spermidine/putrescine ABC transporter permease PotB encodes MKMPRISLRQAIISLIVSWLLLFVFIPNLMVIGTSFLTRDETDLIKFTLTWENYIDLIDPLYVKVLMHSFYMAGIATLLCLLIGYPFAFAIAKMPVSRRPFLLFLVIVPFWTNSLIRTYGLKIVIGTNGILNKSLLALGLIDTPFRVMYTEIAVMIGLVYILLPFMILPLYSAFEKLDYAYVEAAQDLGANKFQTLIKIIIPLTMPGIIGGCLLVLLPALGMFYISDLLGGAKNPLIGNIIKSQILNARDWPAGAATSIALTFVMALLLYVYYKTGRLLNRKMEL; translated from the coding sequence ATGAAAATGCCTCGAATTAGTCTCCGCCAAGCGATTATCTCTTTGATTGTAAGTTGGTTGTTGCTCTTTGTGTTCATCCCTAACCTGATGGTGATTGGAACGAGTTTTCTCACCCGAGATGAGACAGACCTGATCAAATTTACACTCACGTGGGAAAACTATATCGATCTGATCGACCCACTCTATGTCAAAGTGCTGATGCATTCATTTTATATGGCGGGAATCGCGACATTGCTCTGTCTGCTCATCGGCTACCCTTTTGCATTTGCAATTGCAAAGATGCCGGTGTCCCGGCGTCCTTTTCTGTTATTTCTCGTGATCGTGCCATTCTGGACCAATTCACTGATTCGCACCTATGGTTTGAAAATCGTTATAGGAACCAATGGTATCCTGAATAAGTCACTGCTAGCCTTAGGGTTGATTGATACCCCATTTCGAGTCATGTATACCGAAATTGCCGTCATGATCGGACTGGTCTATATTTTACTCCCTTTTATGATTCTGCCGCTTTACTCTGCATTTGAAAAACTGGATTACGCTTATGTCGAAGCCGCGCAAGATCTCGGCGCAAATAAGTTTCAGACGTTAATTAAAATTATTATTCCTCTCACAATGCCGGGCATTATCGGTGGCTGTTTATTAGTGTTATTACCGGCGCTTGGCATGTTTTATATTTCTGACTTACTGGGCGGTGCAAAAAATCCGCTGATCGGTAATATTATTAAGAGCCAAATACTCAATGCGAGAGACTGGCCAGCCGGTGCGGCGACCAGCATCGCTCTGACATTCGTCATGGCGCTGTTACTTTATGTTTATTACAAGACAGGTCGTCTGTTAAACCGAAAAATGGAACTTTAA
- the cobB gene encoding Sir2 family NAD+-dependent deacetylase produces the protein MHYPYRNIVVLTGAGISAESGIQTFRAQDGLWENHNIEDVATPEGFERNPELVQNFYNQRRRKLLSASIQPNSAHLALGKLEAELDGRVTVITQNIDNLHERGGSKNVIHMHGELLKARCCESQQVIDQTDDLHMGDLCHCCQIPSQLRPHIVWFGEMPLRMGEIYTALEQADLFISIGTSGVVYPAAGFVHDAKMHGAHTIEINLEPSAVESEFVEKRYGKASIEVPRLIDELLLPD, from the coding sequence ATGCACTATCCATATCGTAATATTGTGGTTCTCACTGGCGCTGGGATTTCCGCAGAATCAGGCATTCAAACCTTCAGAGCGCAGGATGGTCTTTGGGAAAATCACAATATCGAAGATGTTGCGACGCCCGAAGGGTTTGAGCGCAATCCGGAACTGGTTCAGAATTTTTATAATCAACGGCGACGAAAACTTCTTTCTGCATCGATTCAACCAAACTCTGCTCATCTTGCTTTAGGTAAACTTGAAGCAGAACTCGATGGTCGGGTCACTGTCATTACTCAAAATATCGATAATTTACATGAGCGCGGTGGAAGTAAAAATGTGATCCATATGCATGGCGAGCTGTTGAAAGCGCGTTGCTGCGAATCACAGCAAGTGATTGATCAAACCGATGATTTGCACATGGGCGATCTTTGCCATTGCTGTCAGATACCTTCTCAATTACGACCTCATATTGTGTGGTTTGGTGAAATGCCGTTGAGAATGGGAGAGATTTATACTGCACTCGAACAAGCGGATTTATTTATTTCAATTGGTACTTCAGGGGTCGTTTACCCTGCGGCAGGTTTTGTTCATGATGCGAAAATGCATGGTGCCCATACGATAGAAATTAATCTTGAGCCGAGCGCTGTGGAAAGTGAATTTGTCGAAAAGCGTTATGGTAAAGCCAGTATCGAAGTACCGAGACTGATCGATGAGTTGCTTTTACCCGATTAG
- a CDS encoding FNR family transcription factor: MISDKPGTKRIQSGGCAIHCQDCSISQLCIPFTLNESELDQLDQIIERKKPIQKGQELFKAGDELRSLYAIRSGTIKSYTITEQGDEQITAFHLAGDLVGFDAITGDSHPSFAQALETSMVCEIPYEILDDLSGKMPKLRQQIMRLMSNEIKGDQEMILLLSKKNAEERLAAFLFNLSTRFAQRGFSPREFRLTMTRGDIGNYLGLTVETISRLLGRFQKSEILSVKGKYITILDHDSLMELAGVSADS, encoded by the coding sequence ATGATTTCAGATAAGCCAGGTACGAAACGGATTCAATCTGGAGGGTGTGCAATTCACTGCCAGGATTGCAGTATTAGCCAACTTTGCATTCCTTTTACTTTGAATGAGTCTGAGTTAGATCAGCTCGATCAAATTATTGAGCGAAAAAAGCCTATCCAAAAAGGACAGGAACTATTCAAAGCCGGTGATGAGCTTCGCTCATTGTATGCAATTCGGTCCGGAACCATCAAAAGTTATACGATTACTGAACAAGGTGATGAACAGATTACTGCTTTTCATCTGGCAGGTGATTTAGTTGGCTTCGATGCAATTACCGGAGACAGTCACCCCAGTTTTGCTCAGGCATTAGAAACCTCAATGGTTTGTGAGATTCCTTACGAAATCTTAGACGATCTATCAGGGAAAATGCCCAAGCTACGCCAGCAAATTATGCGCCTGATGAGTAACGAGATTAAAGGCGATCAGGAAATGATTCTGTTGTTATCCAAGAAAAATGCGGAAGAACGTTTAGCTGCATTCCTCTTCAACTTGTCCACTCGTTTTGCGCAACGTGGTTTTAGTCCACGAGAATTTCGCCTCACGATGACTCGGGGTGATATCGGCAACTATTTAGGCCTGACCGTCGAAACAATCAGTCGTTTATTAGGCCGATTCCAAAAATCGGAGATTTTGAGTGTAAAAGGCAAATATATCACGATATTAGATCACGATTCTCTCATGGAATTGGCTGGCGTCTCAGCGGATAGTTAA
- the potC gene encoding spermidine/putrescine ABC transporter permease PotC: MTKIFRFSLMTIVYSFLYLPIFVLIINSFNANKFGMRWDGFSTKWYNALIGNDSLMQAAWHSFNVAVFSATTATIIGSLTAVALFRYRFQGKSLVNGMLFVVMMSPDIVMAISLLALFLVLGVHLGFLTLFFSHITFCLPFVVVAVYTRLNGFDVKMLEAARDLGASEWVILHKIILPLAKPAVASGWLISFTLSLDDVIISSFVTGPSYEILPLKIYSMVKVGISPEVNALATVMLLISFTLVVISHYIGRDKLQRH; this comes from the coding sequence ATGACAAAAATCTTTCGTTTTAGTTTGATGACTATCGTATATAGTTTTCTGTATCTCCCGATTTTTGTTTTAATCATTAATTCATTCAATGCTAATAAATTTGGCATGAGATGGGATGGGTTCTCCACCAAATGGTATAACGCTCTCATCGGAAATGACAGTTTGATGCAGGCTGCATGGCACTCTTTCAATGTCGCGGTATTTTCAGCGACAACGGCAACCATCATCGGCAGTCTGACCGCCGTTGCACTATTTCGTTACCGATTTCAAGGAAAATCCCTTGTTAATGGGATGCTGTTTGTCGTGATGATGTCACCGGATATCGTGATGGCAATTTCTCTGTTGGCCCTTTTTCTTGTGTTAGGTGTCCATCTCGGTTTTCTGACGTTATTCTTTTCCCATATTACATTTTGTCTGCCTTTTGTTGTCGTTGCTGTCTATACACGGTTGAATGGTTTTGATGTCAAAATGTTGGAAGCAGCCCGAGACTTAGGGGCCAGCGAATGGGTGATTCTGCATAAAATTATCCTCCCATTAGCCAAGCCAGCAGTGGCTTCAGGCTGGCTGATTAGCTTTACCCTCTCACTGGACGATGTCATTATCAGTTCATTTGTAACCGGTCCGAGTTACGAAATACTCCCTTTAAAAATTTACTCCATGGTAAAAGTCGGTATTTCTCCGGAAGTCAACGCGCTGGCGACAGTGATGTTACTGATATCATTTACACTGGTTGTTATTTCTCATTATATTGGGAGAGATAAGCTGCAACGCCACTAA
- a CDS encoding glucosaminidase domain-containing protein, with translation MRKLIYFFFSVVVLVLVSCTYYQLHIEESRSTVEDKQPQGIPVATAPKFKAFKNVEQKKHAFFHYLKPGIEYENHRTQKERDFLLDTKENIESGALSQAEIEQLAELSSLYSVKIPVEGPDLKWLDKMLHKVDVLPEALVLIQAANESAWGTSRFAREANNYFGQWCYQKGCGLVPLARGEGMVHEVAKFKSVQQSIHRYFINVNRNLAYRKLREIRYRLRAEGQDLLSMKSAMQLTNGLTKYSERGMAYVKSLQTMIRHNRKYLQDDSVTTE, from the coding sequence ATGCGTAAACTGATTTATTTCTTTTTTTCCGTCGTTGTACTGGTTCTCGTCAGCTGTACTTATTATCAGTTGCATATTGAAGAAAGTCGTTCGACGGTTGAAGACAAACAACCGCAAGGTATACCTGTCGCAACTGCGCCAAAATTCAAGGCGTTTAAAAATGTAGAACAGAAAAAACATGCTTTCTTTCATTATCTGAAACCGGGTATCGAATATGAAAATCACAGAACCCAGAAAGAGAGAGATTTTTTGCTAGACACTAAAGAGAACATCGAATCAGGCGCATTGTCTCAGGCTGAAATTGAGCAACTGGCTGAACTCAGCTCTCTTTATTCGGTTAAAATTCCTGTAGAAGGCCCCGACTTAAAATGGCTGGATAAAATGCTGCATAAAGTCGATGTTCTGCCGGAAGCGTTGGTGTTGATCCAGGCTGCCAATGAATCAGCTTGGGGAACCTCCCGTTTTGCCAGAGAAGCCAATAATTATTTTGGTCAATGGTGTTATCAAAAAGGCTGTGGCTTGGTCCCACTCGCCAGAGGTGAAGGGATGGTACATGAGGTCGCAAAGTTTAAGTCCGTACAACAATCAATTCATCGCTATTTTATTAATGTTAACCGTAACTTAGCTTACCGAAAGTTACGTGAAATTCGTTATCGGCTTCGCGCGGAAGGTCAGGATCTGTTATCGATGAAGAGTGCCATGCAATTAACAAACGGATTAACCAAATATTCAGAGCGAGGCATGGCTTACGTCAAATCGCTTCAAACCATGATTCGCCATAACCGGAAATATTTGCAAGACGATTCAGTGACTACAGAATAA
- a CDS encoding aromatic amino acid transport family protein produces the protein MNTTILVQNNKYSSGKWTYKDFTWCLSLFGTAVGAGVLFLPIKAGAGGFWPLVILALIAAPMTWFAHKSLARFVLSAKHPESDITDTVEEHFGKTGANLITFAYFFAIYPIVLIYGVGITNTVDSFLVHQLALPSIPRWLLSGALILTMTGGVVFGKNLMLKATSLMVYPLVLILLALSIYLIPDWNTSMIEVRPDWSEMPMIIWLAIPLIVFSFNHSPIISQFTKEQRLTYGDDAAQKTDMITGGAAFMLMAFVMFFVFSVVLSLSPEQLALAKAQNISVLSYLANEHDSPLISYLGPIVAFAAITSSYFGHFLGAHEGLVGLIKSRSNMSVQSIDRSSLIFIVLTTWIVAIINPSILGMIETMGAPMIAAILFIMPVYAMRRVGAMKKFRTSVPVQIFTMICGLAAITSVICGAL, from the coding sequence ATGAATACAACAATATTAGTACAAAATAACAAATATTCATCTGGTAAATGGACTTACAAAGATTTTACATGGTGCCTCTCCCTGTTTGGAACAGCTGTCGGAGCAGGTGTGCTTTTCCTACCGATTAAAGCGGGGGCCGGTGGCTTTTGGCCATTAGTCATTCTTGCCCTGATTGCTGCGCCGATGACATGGTTTGCGCATAAAAGTCTGGCGCGTTTTGTGTTATCAGCCAAGCATCCTGAATCTGATATTACGGATACGGTTGAAGAACATTTTGGTAAAACCGGTGCCAATCTGATTACGTTTGCTTATTTTTTCGCAATTTATCCAATCGTGTTAATTTATGGCGTGGGCATTACCAATACGGTGGATTCGTTTTTGGTGCATCAACTTGCGCTGCCCTCCATTCCTCGTTGGTTACTGTCCGGTGCATTGATTCTGACGATGACGGGTGGGGTAGTATTTGGCAAAAACCTGATGCTCAAAGCAACCTCATTGATGGTTTATCCGCTGGTGTTGATTTTACTTGCACTGTCGATTTATCTGATTCCGGACTGGAATACATCAATGATTGAAGTCAGACCCGATTGGTCGGAAATGCCGATGATTATTTGGCTGGCGATTCCACTGATTGTTTTTTCATTTAATCATAGCCCGATTATCAGCCAATTTACCAAGGAACAACGTTTAACTTATGGGGATGATGCCGCACAAAAGACCGATATGATTACCGGTGGTGCTGCATTTATGCTGATGGCATTTGTGATGTTTTTTGTGTTTTCGGTTGTTTTGTCTCTTTCTCCTGAACAACTCGCACTTGCAAAAGCGCAAAATATTTCCGTCTTGTCTTATCTGGCGAATGAACATGATTCACCTTTGATCTCTTATTTGGGACCTATCGTGGCATTTGCTGCTATTACATCCAGTTATTTTGGTCATTTCCTTGGTGCCCATGAAGGATTGGTCGGGCTGATTAAATCTCGCAGCAACATGTCAGTGCAATCAATTGATCGCTCTTCTCTGATTTTTATCGTGTTAACGACTTGGATCGTTGCCATTATTAATCCGAGTATCTTAGGGATGATTGAAACCATGGGTGCACCAATGATTGCCGCCATTTTATTTATTATGCCGGTCTATGCGATGAGACGCGTTGGCGCGATGAAAAAATTCCGAACGTCTGTCCCCGTCCAGATTTTTACAATGATCTGTGGCTTGGCTGCCATTACTTCTGTCATTTGTGGCGCTTTATAA
- a CDS encoding ammonium transporter, whose translation MEHNLSQVQGAVQTLTQSSDTLFLLLGAIMVFLMHAGFAFLEVGTVRKKNQVNALVKILVDFGVSTIAYFFIGYWIAYHTTFFSSAEVLAAGNGYALVKFFFLLTFAAAIPAIVSGGIAERARFHPIMIATFFTVGMIYPFFEGMIWNGNFQFQNWLEIQFGHPFHDFAGSVVVHAVGGWIALVAVIFLGMRKGRIRAGKHTSFAPSNIPFLALGAWILSVGWFGFNVMSAQTLNGISGLVAMNSLMAMVGGILAAFIVGKNDPGFIHNGPLAGLVAVCAGSDLMHPLGALVTGGIAGVLFVWVFTWLQNKTHIDDVLGVWPLHGLCGAWGGIAAGIFGQQSLGGIGGVSLTAQLLGTIAGIFVALLGALIVYGSLQKTIGLRLSEEDEFNGADLAIHKISTINEE comes from the coding sequence ATGGAGCACAACTTAAGTCAAGTTCAGGGGGCAGTCCAGACCCTGACTCAAAGTTCAGATACATTGTTTTTATTGCTGGGTGCGATTATGGTTTTTCTGATGCACGCTGGCTTTGCTTTTCTAGAGGTTGGTACGGTCCGCAAGAAAAATCAGGTCAATGCCTTGGTCAAAATACTGGTTGATTTCGGCGTATCAACCATCGCCTATTTCTTTATTGGCTACTGGATTGCATACCATACGACTTTTTTCTCCAGTGCCGAAGTGCTTGCTGCCGGGAACGGTTATGCGCTGGTTAAATTTTTCTTTCTACTGACTTTTGCAGCTGCGATCCCTGCGATTGTTTCTGGCGGTATTGCTGAGCGAGCTCGTTTTCATCCGATTATGATCGCCACCTTTTTTACCGTTGGTATGATTTATCCATTTTTCGAAGGGATGATCTGGAATGGAAACTTCCAATTTCAAAATTGGCTTGAGATCCAGTTTGGTCATCCGTTTCATGACTTTGCCGGTTCGGTCGTTGTCCATGCTGTTGGCGGATGGATTGCGCTGGTTGCTGTGATCTTTTTGGGGATGAGGAAAGGGCGGATTCGGGCCGGAAAACATACCAGCTTCGCGCCCTCAAATATTCCATTTCTTGCTTTAGGTGCTTGGATTCTTAGTGTGGGATGGTTTGGTTTTAATGTGATGTCTGCACAAACACTCAATGGGATCAGCGGTCTTGTGGCAATGAACTCTCTCATGGCAATGGTCGGTGGGATTCTGGCTGCATTTATTGTTGGAAAAAATGACCCCGGCTTTATTCATAACGGACCTTTGGCAGGATTGGTCGCGGTGTGCGCTGGTTCGGATCTGATGCATCCTCTTGGTGCATTGGTTACGGGAGGAATCGCGGGTGTCCTGTTTGTTTGGGTTTTTACCTGGCTACAGAATAAAACTCATATAGATGACGTGTTGGGCGTTTGGCCACTGCATGGCTTATGTGGTGCCTGGGGCGGGATTGCCGCAGGTATTTTTGGTCAGCAGTCACTCGGTGGTATTGGTGGTGTGAGCCTGACGGCTCAATTACTGGGAACTATCGCAGGCATTTTCGTGGCGCTATTGGGCGCACTGATTGTTTATGGTTCACTTCAGAAAACCATAGGGCTGAGACTTTCTGAGGAAGATGAATTTAATGGTGCGGATCTAGCAATTCATAAAATTTCCACTATTAATGAGGAATAA
- the ttcA gene encoding tRNA 2-thiocytidine(32) synthetase TtcA, which yields MNQKDTRKETLEFNKLQKRLRRNVGNAIIDYSMIEENDVVMACISGGKDSFAMLDILLNLQKAAPVQFDVVAVNLDQKQPGFPEHVLPQYFESLNIPYYIVDKDTYSVVKEKIPEGKTTCGLCSRLRRGTLYSFAEKIGATKIALGHHLDDIVETLFLNMFHGSRMKAMPPKLRSDDGRNVVIRPLTYCREKDLIQYAEHKAFPIIPCNLCGSQENLQRQAIKAMLMEWDKKTPGRVESIFKSLQNVSPSQLADKSLFDFIDLPLARDGDRGEYAYSEAIVSSTNIDESMFIDVTNV from the coding sequence ATGAATCAAAAAGATACCAGAAAAGAAACCCTTGAGTTCAACAAACTCCAGAAGCGTCTGCGCAGAAATGTTGGCAATGCCATCATCGATTACAGCATGATTGAAGAAAATGATGTAGTGATGGCTTGTATCAGTGGCGGAAAAGATTCATTTGCGATGTTAGATATTCTGTTGAATCTGCAAAAAGCAGCACCCGTTCAATTCGATGTGGTTGCTGTGAATCTCGATCAAAAACAACCCGGTTTTCCCGAGCATGTGTTGCCTCAGTATTTTGAGAGTCTGAATATTCCTTATTATATTGTGGATAAAGATACCTATTCAGTCGTCAAAGAAAAAATACCGGAAGGGAAGACGACATGTGGGCTGTGCTCCCGGCTTCGTCGCGGGACGTTATATTCATTTGCTGAAAAAATTGGGGCCACAAAGATCGCGCTTGGGCACCATCTGGATGACATTGTTGAAACCTTGTTCCTGAATATGTTTCACGGCTCGCGGATGAAAGCAATGCCGCCGAAACTTCGCTCTGATGATGGTCGTAACGTTGTCATCCGGCCATTAACCTATTGCCGGGAAAAAGATCTGATTCAGTATGCTGAACATAAAGCGTTCCCGATTATTCCTTGTAATTTGTGCGGCTCTCAGGAAAATTTACAGCGACAGGCGATTAAAGCGATGTTGATGGAATGGGACAAGAAAACCCCCGGACGTGTCGAGAGTATTTTCAAATCACTGCAGAATGTGAGTCCAAGCCAATTGGCAGACAAATCATTGTTTGATTTCATTGATCTGCCACTGGCGCGCGACGGTGACAGGGGCGAATACGCTTATAGTGAAGCCATTGTATCCTCAACCAATATCGATGAATCCATGTTTATTGATGTGACAAACGTTTAG